The following nucleotide sequence is from Halorussus caseinilyticus.
TCAACCTCAAGCGCGCGGAGGTCTACCCCCGCGTGAGCGAACACGTCCCCGAAATCGTCGACCTCGTGGAGACGCTGGTCGAGAAGGGCTACGCCTACGAGTCCAACGGGTCGGTCTACTTCGACGTGACGGAGTTCGAGGACTACGGCAAACTCTCGAACCAGAAAGTCGAGGAGATGGAGGCCCAAGGCGAGGAAGACGAACGCTCGGAGAAGCGCAACCCCGCCGACTTCGCGCTCTGGAAGGCTGGCAAGGCCCACCCCGACGACGCCGAGTCGGGCGGCCAGACGTGGGAGTCGCCGTGGGGCGAGGGTCGTCCGGGATGGCACATCGAATGCTCGGCGATGAGCATGACCCACCTCGGCGAGACGCTGGACCTCCACGTCGGCGGGCAGGACCTCGTGTTCCCCCACCACGAGAACGAAATCGCCCAGAGCGAGGCCGCCACCGGCGAGCAGTTCGTCAACTACTGGCTCCACGTCCGCCTGCTGGAGACCGGCGGCGAGAAGATGTCGTCCAGCCTCCAGAACTACTTCACGGTCCGGAACGCGGTCTCCGAGTTCGGTTCCGACGCAATCCGGATGTTCCTGCTCTCGACGGCGTACAACAACCGCCAGACCTACAGCGAGGAGACGCTGGCCGAGGCGGTCGAACGCTGGGAGCGACTGGAACGAGGCTACGACCGAGCGGTCGAAGCCGTGGACGGCACCGAGGCCCGAACGAAGGTCGAGGACGCCGACCTCCGGGAGGCGGTGGACGCGACCCGCGAGGAGTTCGAGACAGCGATGAACGACGACTTCAACACCCGCGAGGCCATCACCGCGCTCCTCGAACTCGTCAGCGCGGTCAACAAGCACGTCGGCGACCGCGAGGAGTACGACTACCGGGCGCTCCGGGAGGCCGTCGAGACCTTCGAGGACTTGGGCGAGGGCGTCCTCGGGTTCGCGCTGGCGGGCGACGGCGAGGGCAACGTCGAACTACTGGAGGAAGTAGTCGAACTCGTCCTCGGGGTGC
It contains:
- the cysS gene encoding cysteine--tRNA ligase, producing MTLQVTNTLTGEQEPFEPQDPDSVLLYYCGLTVSDFAHLGHARSWVHVDVMHRWLDHLGYDVRHVENFTDVNEKIVARVGEDELGESEDEVARHFVSEVIADMRSLNLKRAEVYPRVSEHVPEIVDLVETLVEKGYAYESNGSVYFDVTEFEDYGKLSNQKVEEMEAQGEEDERSEKRNPADFALWKAGKAHPDDAESGGQTWESPWGEGRPGWHIECSAMSMTHLGETLDLHVGGQDLVFPHHENEIAQSEAATGEQFVNYWLHVRLLETGGEKMSSSLQNYFTVRNAVSEFGSDAIRMFLLSTAYNNRQTYSEETLAEAVERWERLERGYDRAVEAVDGTEARTKVEDADLREAVDATREEFETAMNDDFNTREAITALLELVSAVNKHVGDREEYDYRALREAVETFEDLGEGVLGFALAGDGEGNVELLEEVVELVLGVREQERESGNYERADELRDDLEALGVEVQDTDSGVEFRLE